A genomic stretch from Lathyrus oleraceus cultivar Zhongwan6 chromosome 2, CAAS_Psat_ZW6_1.0, whole genome shotgun sequence includes:
- the LOC127120209 gene encoding AAA-ATPase At5g17760 isoform X3: protein MMFSSPREMPSPSSIFSAYASMTASIMLLRSMAHELIPQPIRGYLFNTFRYLIKPRSPTLTLIIEESTGITRNQVYDAAESYLSTRVTPENERLKISKVPKEKKLTIRLEKGEKLTDTYNGFTLKWRFICAETEKNSANDIHNSNNSISVRSEKRYFELSFHKKYKEIVLDSYLPFILDKAKEMKDEERVLKMHTLNTAYCYSGVKWDSINLEHPSTFETLAMEPEMKNAIIEDLNMFVKRKDFYKKVGRAWKRGYLLYGPPGTGKSSLIAAMANYLKFDIFDLQLDIDCSVDLPERRHGEGRKQTDIQAHVDSDGWMQLTLSGLLNFIDGLWSSCGDERIIIFTTNHKERLDPALLRPGRMDMHIHMSYCSYEGFKILASNYLEISHDNNPLFGEIEGLIEDIQITPAQVAEELMKSEDADATLEGFVKLLKRKKMEGDVCENNNKRENQEKQCKKRKVSCKQKRGGGNSKSNVGVTQRRTRGIIKRGSSL from the exons ATGATGTTTTCTTCTCCAAGAGAAATGCCTTCACCATCTTCAATTTTCTCAGCTTATGCATCCATGACAGCTTCCATCATGCTACTTCGTTCCATGGCACATGAACTCATTCCTCAACCAATTCGTGGCTACCTTTTCAACACCTTCCGCTACCTCATAAAACCACGCTCCCCCACACTCACACTCATCATAGAAGAATCAACAGGCATAACACGTAACCAAGTCTACGATGCTGCAGAATCTTATCTCTCAACAAGAGTCACTCCTGAAAACGAAAGACTCAAAATCAGCAAAGTCCCAAAAGAGAAAAAACTCACAATCCGTTTAGAAAAAGGCGAAAAATTAACCGATACATATAACGGGTTTACTCTCAAATGGAGATTCATCTGTGCGGAAACGGAGAAAAACAGTGCAAACGATATTCACAACAGTAATAACAGTATCTCTGTTAGATCAGAAAAACGATATTTCGAACTGAGTTTTCACAAAAAGTATAAGGAAATAGTTCTGGATTCCTATCTTCCTTTCATTCTTGATAAAGCTAAAGAAATGAAAGATGAAGAAAGGGTGTTAAAAATGCATACATTAAACACCGCTTATTGTTACAGTGGTGTGAAATGGGACTCCATAAACCTCGAACACCCTTCAACCTTTGAAACCCTAGCTATGGAACCTGAAATGAAGAATGCTATTATAGAAGATTTGAACATGTTTGTGAAGAGGAAAGATTTTTATAAGAAAGTTGGAAGAGCATGGAAACGTGGTTATTTATTGTACGGTCCTCCTGGTACTGGAAAATCTAGTTTGATTGCTGCTATGGCAAACTATTTGAAGTTTGATATCTTTGATCTTCAACTTG ATATTGATTGCAGTGTTGATCTTCCTGAGAGGAGACATGGTGAAGGACGTAAACAAACTGATATACAG GCTCATGTTGATTCTGATGGATGGATGCAGTTGACATTATCTGGATTATTAAACTTCATAGATGGATTATGGTCAAGTTGTGGAGATGAAAGAATAATCATATTTACAACCAACCACAAAGAAAGATTAGATCCAGCTCTTTTAAGGCCAGGAAGAATGGACATGCACATTCACATGTCCTATTGTTCTTATGAAGGTTTCAAAATTTTGGCCTCAAATTACTTAGAAATTTCCCATGATAACAACCCTTTGTTTGGAGAGATTGAAGGACTCATTGAAGACATACAGATAACACCGGCGCAAGTGGCCGAGGAACTGATGAAGAGCGAAGACGCCGATGCGACGCTTGAAGGGTTTGTCAAGTTACTCAAGAGGAAGAAGATGGAAGGTGATGTGTGTGAGAACAATAACAAAAGAGAAAATCAAGAGAAGCAATGTAAAAAGAGGAAGGTTAGTTGTAAGCAAAAAAGAGGTGGTGGGAATAGCAAGAGCAATGTTGGTGTTACTCAAAGAAGGACTAGAGGGATTATTAAAAGAGGTTCTAGTTTGTGA
- the LOC127120209 gene encoding AAA-ATPase At5g17760 isoform X2 — MMFSSPREMPSPSSIFSAYASMTASIMLLRSMAHELIPQPIRGYLFNTFRYLIKPRSPTLTLIIEESTGITRNQVYDAAESYLSTRVTPENERLKISKVPKEKKLTIRLEKGEKLTDTYNGFTLKWRFICAETEKNSANDIHNSNNSISVRSEKRYFELSFHKKYKEIVLDSYLPFILDKAKEMKDEERVLKMHTLNTAYCYSGVKWDSINLEHPSTFETLAMEPEMKNAIIEDLNMFVKRKDFYKKVGRAWKRGYLLYGPPGTGKSSLIAAMANYLKFDIFDLQLGNIVRDSDLRKLLLATANRSILVIEDIDCSVDLPERRHGEGRKQTDIQLTLSGLLNFIDGLWSSCGDERIIIFTTNHKERLDPALLRPGRMDMHIHMSYCSYEGFKILASNYLEISHDNNPLFGEIEGLIEDIQITPAQVAEELMKSEDADATLEGFVKLLKRKKMEGDVCENNNKRENQEKQCKKRKVSCKQKRGGGNSKSNVGVTQRRTRGIIKRGSSL, encoded by the exons ATGATGTTTTCTTCTCCAAGAGAAATGCCTTCACCATCTTCAATTTTCTCAGCTTATGCATCCATGACAGCTTCCATCATGCTACTTCGTTCCATGGCACATGAACTCATTCCTCAACCAATTCGTGGCTACCTTTTCAACACCTTCCGCTACCTCATAAAACCACGCTCCCCCACACTCACACTCATCATAGAAGAATCAACAGGCATAACACGTAACCAAGTCTACGATGCTGCAGAATCTTATCTCTCAACAAGAGTCACTCCTGAAAACGAAAGACTCAAAATCAGCAAAGTCCCAAAAGAGAAAAAACTCACAATCCGTTTAGAAAAAGGCGAAAAATTAACCGATACATATAACGGGTTTACTCTCAAATGGAGATTCATCTGTGCGGAAACGGAGAAAAACAGTGCAAACGATATTCACAACAGTAATAACAGTATCTCTGTTAGATCAGAAAAACGATATTTCGAACTGAGTTTTCACAAAAAGTATAAGGAAATAGTTCTGGATTCCTATCTTCCTTTCATTCTTGATAAAGCTAAAGAAATGAAAGATGAAGAAAGGGTGTTAAAAATGCATACATTAAACACCGCTTATTGTTACAGTGGTGTGAAATGGGACTCCATAAACCTCGAACACCCTTCAACCTTTGAAACCCTAGCTATGGAACCTGAAATGAAGAATGCTATTATAGAAGATTTGAACATGTTTGTGAAGAGGAAAGATTTTTATAAGAAAGTTGGAAGAGCATGGAAACGTGGTTATTTATTGTACGGTCCTCCTGGTACTGGAAAATCTAGTTTGATTGCTGCTATGGCAAACTATTTGAAGTTTGATATCTTTGATCTTCAACTTGGTAACATTGTTAGAGATTCAGATCTTAGAAAGTTGCTTCTTGCTACTGCTAATAGATCTATTTTGGTTATTGAAGATATTGATTGCAGTGTTGATCTTCCTGAGAGGAGACATGGTGAAGGACGTAAACAAACTGATATACAG TTGACATTATCTGGATTATTAAACTTCATAGATGGATTATGGTCAAGTTGTGGAGATGAAAGAATAATCATATTTACAACCAACCACAAAGAAAGATTAGATCCAGCTCTTTTAAGGCCAGGAAGAATGGACATGCACATTCACATGTCCTATTGTTCTTATGAAGGTTTCAAAATTTTGGCCTCAAATTACTTAGAAATTTCCCATGATAACAACCCTTTGTTTGGAGAGATTGAAGGACTCATTGAAGACATACAGATAACACCGGCGCAAGTGGCCGAGGAACTGATGAAGAGCGAAGACGCCGATGCGACGCTTGAAGGGTTTGTCAAGTTACTCAAGAGGAAGAAGATGGAAGGTGATGTGTGTGAGAACAATAACAAAAGAGAAAATCAAGAGAAGCAATGTAAAAAGAGGAAGGTTAGTTGTAAGCAAAAAAGAGGTGGTGGGAATAGCAAGAGCAATGTTGGTGTTACTCAAAGAAGGACTAGAGGGATTATTAAAAGAGGTTCTAGTTTGTGA
- the LOC127120209 gene encoding AAA-ATPase At5g17760 isoform X4, giving the protein MMFSSPREMPSPSSIFSAYASMTASIMLLRSMAHELIPQPIRGYLFNTFRYLIKPRSPTLTLIIEESTGITRNQVYDAAESYLSTRVTPENERLKISKVPKEKKLTIRLEKGEKLTDTYNGFTLKWRFICAETEKNSANDIHNSNNSISVRSEKRYFELSFHKKYKEIVLDSYLPFILDKAKEMKDEERVLKMHTLNTAYCYSGVKWDSINLEHPSTFETLAMEPEMKNAIIEDLNMFVKRKDFYKKVGRAWKRGYLLYGPPGTGKSSLIAAMANYLKFDIFDLQLDIDCSVDLPERRHGEGRKQTDIQLTLSGLLNFIDGLWSSCGDERIIIFTTNHKERLDPALLRPGRMDMHIHMSYCSYEGFKILASNYLEISHDNNPLFGEIEGLIEDIQITPAQVAEELMKSEDADATLEGFVKLLKRKKMEGDVCENNNKRENQEKQCKKRKVSCKQKRGGGNSKSNVGVTQRRTRGIIKRGSSL; this is encoded by the exons ATGATGTTTTCTTCTCCAAGAGAAATGCCTTCACCATCTTCAATTTTCTCAGCTTATGCATCCATGACAGCTTCCATCATGCTACTTCGTTCCATGGCACATGAACTCATTCCTCAACCAATTCGTGGCTACCTTTTCAACACCTTCCGCTACCTCATAAAACCACGCTCCCCCACACTCACACTCATCATAGAAGAATCAACAGGCATAACACGTAACCAAGTCTACGATGCTGCAGAATCTTATCTCTCAACAAGAGTCACTCCTGAAAACGAAAGACTCAAAATCAGCAAAGTCCCAAAAGAGAAAAAACTCACAATCCGTTTAGAAAAAGGCGAAAAATTAACCGATACATATAACGGGTTTACTCTCAAATGGAGATTCATCTGTGCGGAAACGGAGAAAAACAGTGCAAACGATATTCACAACAGTAATAACAGTATCTCTGTTAGATCAGAAAAACGATATTTCGAACTGAGTTTTCACAAAAAGTATAAGGAAATAGTTCTGGATTCCTATCTTCCTTTCATTCTTGATAAAGCTAAAGAAATGAAAGATGAAGAAAGGGTGTTAAAAATGCATACATTAAACACCGCTTATTGTTACAGTGGTGTGAAATGGGACTCCATAAACCTCGAACACCCTTCAACCTTTGAAACCCTAGCTATGGAACCTGAAATGAAGAATGCTATTATAGAAGATTTGAACATGTTTGTGAAGAGGAAAGATTTTTATAAGAAAGTTGGAAGAGCATGGAAACGTGGTTATTTATTGTACGGTCCTCCTGGTACTGGAAAATCTAGTTTGATTGCTGCTATGGCAAACTATTTGAAGTTTGATATCTTTGATCTTCAACTTG ATATTGATTGCAGTGTTGATCTTCCTGAGAGGAGACATGGTGAAGGACGTAAACAAACTGATATACAG TTGACATTATCTGGATTATTAAACTTCATAGATGGATTATGGTCAAGTTGTGGAGATGAAAGAATAATCATATTTACAACCAACCACAAAGAAAGATTAGATCCAGCTCTTTTAAGGCCAGGAAGAATGGACATGCACATTCACATGTCCTATTGTTCTTATGAAGGTTTCAAAATTTTGGCCTCAAATTACTTAGAAATTTCCCATGATAACAACCCTTTGTTTGGAGAGATTGAAGGACTCATTGAAGACATACAGATAACACCGGCGCAAGTGGCCGAGGAACTGATGAAGAGCGAAGACGCCGATGCGACGCTTGAAGGGTTTGTCAAGTTACTCAAGAGGAAGAAGATGGAAGGTGATGTGTGTGAGAACAATAACAAAAGAGAAAATCAAGAGAAGCAATGTAAAAAGAGGAAGGTTAGTTGTAAGCAAAAAAGAGGTGGTGGGAATAGCAAGAGCAATGTTGGTGTTACTCAAAGAAGGACTAGAGGGATTATTAAAAGAGGTTCTAGTTTGTGA
- the LOC127120209 gene encoding AAA-ATPase At5g17760 isoform X1: MMFSSPREMPSPSSIFSAYASMTASIMLLRSMAHELIPQPIRGYLFNTFRYLIKPRSPTLTLIIEESTGITRNQVYDAAESYLSTRVTPENERLKISKVPKEKKLTIRLEKGEKLTDTYNGFTLKWRFICAETEKNSANDIHNSNNSISVRSEKRYFELSFHKKYKEIVLDSYLPFILDKAKEMKDEERVLKMHTLNTAYCYSGVKWDSINLEHPSTFETLAMEPEMKNAIIEDLNMFVKRKDFYKKVGRAWKRGYLLYGPPGTGKSSLIAAMANYLKFDIFDLQLGNIVRDSDLRKLLLATANRSILVIEDIDCSVDLPERRHGEGRKQTDIQAHVDSDGWMQLTLSGLLNFIDGLWSSCGDERIIIFTTNHKERLDPALLRPGRMDMHIHMSYCSYEGFKILASNYLEISHDNNPLFGEIEGLIEDIQITPAQVAEELMKSEDADATLEGFVKLLKRKKMEGDVCENNNKRENQEKQCKKRKVSCKQKRGGGNSKSNVGVTQRRTRGIIKRGSSL; this comes from the exons ATGATGTTTTCTTCTCCAAGAGAAATGCCTTCACCATCTTCAATTTTCTCAGCTTATGCATCCATGACAGCTTCCATCATGCTACTTCGTTCCATGGCACATGAACTCATTCCTCAACCAATTCGTGGCTACCTTTTCAACACCTTCCGCTACCTCATAAAACCACGCTCCCCCACACTCACACTCATCATAGAAGAATCAACAGGCATAACACGTAACCAAGTCTACGATGCTGCAGAATCTTATCTCTCAACAAGAGTCACTCCTGAAAACGAAAGACTCAAAATCAGCAAAGTCCCAAAAGAGAAAAAACTCACAATCCGTTTAGAAAAAGGCGAAAAATTAACCGATACATATAACGGGTTTACTCTCAAATGGAGATTCATCTGTGCGGAAACGGAGAAAAACAGTGCAAACGATATTCACAACAGTAATAACAGTATCTCTGTTAGATCAGAAAAACGATATTTCGAACTGAGTTTTCACAAAAAGTATAAGGAAATAGTTCTGGATTCCTATCTTCCTTTCATTCTTGATAAAGCTAAAGAAATGAAAGATGAAGAAAGGGTGTTAAAAATGCATACATTAAACACCGCTTATTGTTACAGTGGTGTGAAATGGGACTCCATAAACCTCGAACACCCTTCAACCTTTGAAACCCTAGCTATGGAACCTGAAATGAAGAATGCTATTATAGAAGATTTGAACATGTTTGTGAAGAGGAAAGATTTTTATAAGAAAGTTGGAAGAGCATGGAAACGTGGTTATTTATTGTACGGTCCTCCTGGTACTGGAAAATCTAGTTTGATTGCTGCTATGGCAAACTATTTGAAGTTTGATATCTTTGATCTTCAACTTGGTAACATTGTTAGAGATTCAGATCTTAGAAAGTTGCTTCTTGCTACTGCTAATAGATCTATTTTGGTTATTGAAGATATTGATTGCAGTGTTGATCTTCCTGAGAGGAGACATGGTGAAGGACGTAAACAAACTGATATACAG GCTCATGTTGATTCTGATGGATGGATGCAGTTGACATTATCTGGATTATTAAACTTCATAGATGGATTATGGTCAAGTTGTGGAGATGAAAGAATAATCATATTTACAACCAACCACAAAGAAAGATTAGATCCAGCTCTTTTAAGGCCAGGAAGAATGGACATGCACATTCACATGTCCTATTGTTCTTATGAAGGTTTCAAAATTTTGGCCTCAAATTACTTAGAAATTTCCCATGATAACAACCCTTTGTTTGGAGAGATTGAAGGACTCATTGAAGACATACAGATAACACCGGCGCAAGTGGCCGAGGAACTGATGAAGAGCGAAGACGCCGATGCGACGCTTGAAGGGTTTGTCAAGTTACTCAAGAGGAAGAAGATGGAAGGTGATGTGTGTGAGAACAATAACAAAAGAGAAAATCAAGAGAAGCAATGTAAAAAGAGGAAGGTTAGTTGTAAGCAAAAAAGAGGTGGTGGGAATAGCAAGAGCAATGTTGGTGTTACTCAAAGAAGGACTAGAGGGATTATTAAAAGAGGTTCTAGTTTGTGA